TCTCTCTTTAGTTTTGTTAGTAGCCACCATTGTCACCAGCTTAGAAGCGGCGGGAATTTTATTAGGTTTTGATTTGTTTAGTAATTGGCAGAGATATCGAGAAGCGATTCCCCTGAGTTTGGGTTTATGGTCGGTATTAATTGCCCACGAAATCGGTCATCTAATTATCGCTAAACGCCATAATGTTCGTCTCAGTTTACCCTATTTTCTTCCCACTTGGCAGATTGGTTCTTTTGGGGCGATTACTCGTTTTGAATCTTTATTACCTAACCGCAGTGTCCTATTTGATATAGCTTTCGCTGGTCCTGCTTTGGGAGGTTTAGTTTCTTTAATCTTATTAATTGTTGGACTAACTTTATCTAATTCTGCCAGCCTTTTTCAAATCCCTAGTACCTTTTTCCAAAGTTCGATTTTAGTGAGTTTTTTAGCGCGGATAGTTTTGGGTGAAGAGTTACAAAATGCCGTTATCTCCGTGCATCCTTTAACTGTTATCGGTTGGTTGGGATTGGTGATTACCGCCCTTAATTTACTGCCCGCCGGACAGTTAGATGGTGGCAGAATTATTCAGGCTATTTATGGTCGCAAAATTGCCCGCCGTACCACTGTCGCCACTTTGGTCATTTTGGGCATTATTTCCTTAGTTAATCCCAGTAATCCCATTCCTCTCTATTGGACAATTTTAGTCGCTTTTTTACAAAGAGAGTTGGAAAGACCTAGTTTAAATGAGTTAACCGAACCCGATGACAACCGCGCTGGTTGGGGTTTATTACTACTCTTTTTAATGTTGGCGACTCTGATTCCTTTAAGCCCTAGTTTAGCGGGACGGTTAGGCATAGGTGGCTAAATACTTCCCCGAAATTCTTGCCATTGATTACCGTCAAAAAAAGCTTGACAAAAACTCAAGTCTTGACTTATAATTTTCTTATAATGGGAATCCGTGTCCGCCTATAGACCCCTGATTTTTCCGTAAAATATAGCCTCCAGCATTTACCCCTGAAGATTTGACTTTTGGAGTTGCTCAAAATGTCTAACGAAACTGTCACTTATTCCCTAGAAGCTGTCCTGACAAGGATTGAGGGGAAAATCGACTCTCTGGAAAAACGCCTTGACGAGAAAATCGACTCTCTGGAAAAACGTATTGACGAGAAAATCGACTCTCTGGAAAAACGTATTGACGAGAAAATCGACTCTCTGGAAAACCGTATTGACGAGAGATTTGACAAGATAGAAGACCGGTTAACTAAAGTAGAAATAGGACAGGCCGAACTCAAGGGAGATATTAAAGCTTTAGACGAAAAAATCAATGGATTAACTGCAAGGGTTGCCTATCAGGAATTCACCAATCGAGGGATTCTGATAGCACTGGTGGTCGCTATTTTAGGAGGTGCCGCTAAACTTTTTGGTTTTTTCCCTAATCCTTAGAAGTTGCCGGTAGCCGTACCTAGTAGATAGGCTCTTCCCCAAAATTTTTCGCTCATTACCCCGATCATCCGTTAGAATAGATTCAGAATTCAAGGATAAAATCTCATCTATGAATCCCGTTGTTTTGGTGCATGGTTTTCTGGACACTACGGCTGTTTTTAAACCGATGAGCGAGTATTTAAATTATCATGGTTGGCAGGTGCATAGTTTTAACCTAATTCCCAATCATGGTTACGAAAAGTTAGAAGTTTTAGCCAGTCAGGTGGAGAATTATATCGAGAAAAACTTTGCTAAAGAGCAGAAAGTAGATCTGATTGGGTTTAGTATGGGAGGATTAATTACCCGCTACTACCTGCAAAGATTGGGAGGAGTGGCAAGAGTGCAACGTTACCTAAATATTTCTGCTCCGAATCGAGGCACTTTAACCGCGTATAGTTTACCCTTAGATGGGATTAGACAAATGCAGCCGGGGAGTCAATTTCTAGAGGATTTAAATCAAGATTGTCAACAAATTTTAAATAAAATTAAAACCACAATTATCTGGACTCCCTACGATTTAATGATATTTCCCGCCCATAGTTCCCGTTTATCGGTGGGCAAAGAAATTTCGATTCCCGTATTGCTTCATGCTTGGATGGTCAAAGATAGCAAAGTTTTAACAACAATTAAAGAGACCTTATTAGAATAGAAATACTGGTTGTCTCCAATACCGGAACAAGGTCAAAATATGACCAATAAAAACGTTAATTATCATCAAAAAAGCTTGACTTAACGTTATAATTGTGCTAGGCGATCAAATTCCCCTAGGTGTCACCATGTCCACTCAAGAACCCACCCTAACCGATGTTCTCAACGAATTGAAAAGCTTCCAAACAGCAGTAAATCAACGTTTTGAAGCGATAGACCAAAGTTTTGAGGCTATAGACCAACGTTTTGAAGCGATAGACCAACGTTTTGATGCTATGGGGCAACGTTTTGAGGAAATAGACCAACGTTTTGATGCTATGGGGCAACGCTTTCAGGAAATAGACCAAAGATTAGACAAACTCGACTATAAATTTGACACCTACGAAAAAGCCTCCGAGAAAGTGCTGAGATTGGCCACGACAATTATTATCGCAGCCGCCACCGTAGCGGTTTTACCCTCGGCCTTTCAGGCAATCGGTCCCCTATTAACCCAAATCATCGCCGCCGGCAATAACTAACTTGTGATCGAGACTTGACGATTGCATGGTATGATAAAGGTTTTGGAACTATTGTTTTAGGTCAAGATCATGGCGAAACGAATGCAGGTTATCCTCAATCAAAAAGTCAGCAAATTAGGTGAAAATGGCGATGTGGTGGAAGTGGCCCCCGGTTATGCGCGCAATTACCTTATCCCCCAAGGTGTGGCCGTTTTAGCCACCAAAGGCGCGATTAAACAAGCAGAATTTAGGAAAGAAAAAGAGCGTCAACGTCTCCTCGCTGAAAAACAAGAAGCGGAAACCAGAAAAACTGCGATCGAAAAACTCAGTCCCTACAGCATCCCTAAACAGGTGGGTGAAAATGAGGCAATTTTCGGTACTGTCACCAGTCAAGATGTGGCCACGGTCATTCTAGAAAATGCTAAATTAGAAATCGATCGCCGTGGTATTACCGTCCCCGATATCGGTCAATTGGGAGTCTATAAAGTACAAGTCAAACTCCATCCCGAAGTTAGTGCCGATATAGAAATTAAAGTAATTGCACAATAACAATTATCGGGACCTAGTTATCAGTAATCAGTGAAAACTTATCAGAGCAATTAACTAGCTGATGGCTGATAGCTAATAGCCATTCACATCTCAAAAACTATGACTCATCCCACGGATATAAAAACCCTAGCACGCTGGATGGCGGCGGATTTTAGTAATCAAGAACAAGCTTTTGCTAATCCGCCTTTTTTTGCCCATATTCGCGTGTGTATGCGTCCTTTACCCGATGAATTACTGGGGGGAACCAGTTTATTTTTAGAGCAGGCCTACGATTTTATGCTCAATACTCCCTATCGTTTGCGAGTATTTAAATTATCGGTAGTCGATGACCATATTGAACTAGAAAACTTTAAAGTTAAAGAGGAAGCTAACTTTTTTGGTGCTTCTAGAGAACCCCAGCGTCTCAAAAATCTCAGCTTAGAACTATTAGAACCGATGCTGGGTTGTGATATGAATGTCACTTGGACAGGTAACAGTTTTAAAGGGGTGGTGAAACCGGGTAAACAATGTTTAGTCTTTCGCAAAGATAGAATGACTTATTTGGATAATAGTTTTGAAATTAGTGAACAGGGATTAATTAGCGTTGATCGCGGTTTAGATCCCGAAACCGATCAATTAGTCTGGGGTTCGATCGCAGGTCCCTTTGAGTTTGTGCGTCGCAGTAGTTTTGCTGAGGAAGTGTGAGAAAAATTCTTGGTTTTTAGCTATGAAAATCGCCACATGGAATGTCAACTCGATTCGCAGCCGACAAGAGCAGGTAATTAACTGGTTACAACTCAATCCCGTTGAGGTTTTATGCTTGCAAGAAACCAAGGTAATCGATCGAGATTTTCCCAGAGAAGCTTTTGAATCTTTGGGTTATCATCTCTATATTTCTGGACAAAAATCCTATAATGGTGTGGCGATTTTTAGCCAGAAACCCATGGAGGATATCACTGTGGGATTTAGTCCAATTATCGGCGAAAATTTAACAGGAGAACTAGACGAACAGAAACGGCTAATTACTGGAGTAATCGGCGATATTCGGATTATTAATCTCTACGTTCCTAATGGTTCTTCCCTAGATAGTGACAAGTATATTTATAAGCTTAAATGGTTAGAAACTCTGAGGAAATATCTAGATAAAATTATTAATTCTCAACCTGAAGAATTATGTATCTGCGGAGATTTTAATATTGCCTTAGAAGATAAAGATATTTATGATACCAAAGGCAAAGAAAATCATATTATGTCTTCAGCTAAAGAAAGAGAAGCTTTAGAAAAGGTCTTAGAAATTGGCTTACAAGATGCCTTTAGAAAATTCACCTCGGACCCAGGACATTATAGTTGGTGGGATTATCGCAGCGGCGGTTTTGCTCGTAACCGAGGTTGGCGAATCGATCATCTTTATTTAACTCCTCAGCTATACGAAAAAGCTGTCAATTGTCTGATCGATCGAGAACCCAGAAAACAAGAAAAACCTAGCGATCATACCCCTGTTATTCTGGAAATATCAAGCCAAAAATAGCTAAAGGATCAACCTAGACTTTGCACAGCCAGAATTTTGCTCTGTTAGCTTCCCTAACCGGGGACTTTCAGCTTGAGGATTTATTAGGTAACGAGAAAATGCTATGATTCGGGTTGAATTTACCAAGTTTATTAAATTATGCGTTCTCCCCAATTAATTGTTCTATTGCTCGGTTTATCCCTTCTCCCCAGCATCTCCCCCGCTTTTGTCCATGCTAATCCCTCGATAGTGCCGGTGAAACAATCGAGTAATCGCGATGGGGGACAAACAATCAAGGAAGCGGAAATTAAAGCAATGATTCAAGACATTGAAACCGCTATTAAAGATAAAAATATCGCCCTAATCCTCAAACACTATGCCCCGTTTATTTCCTCGCAATTGACCATTAAAACCGATGCTAGTACCGAAATTTTTGAGTTAAATGGCATCACGGAACATAAAATATTTTTAGAGGAATCCTACAAAAATATTAGAAGTATAGAGGTTCTTTCTGAGAATTGGGACGTGGATATTCTTGCTAATAACGAGATGGCGATTATCACTCGCGAGCGGGTAGTCAATATTACCAACACCGAGGGTGATAACTATATAGTGGCATCGGAAGCAGTGGCTAAAGTCGCTCCCATCGACGGCAAATTGAGGATCTTTTCCATTCAAGAAACCGCCGAAGTGGGACGCAGACCAAAAAAATAATCAACCTCTCCGGTTGGGACTAGACCAACCCGACTCCCGCCGTCTTCTTCCCTCGATAAAACCGTCATCATAGTCTCTAGAATTGCGCGGATTATCATAGCGGGCAAAGTTAAACCCGTCCTCTAGTCCGCGCTGAAATTCTTGCTCTGGTGGCACAAATCGATAACGTTGTCTATTATCCTGTACCGCCCGGTTGATTAACAAGGCCCCCGCTCCAATACCAACGGCCTCACCAAAGGTTAAAGACCTAGCATAATCGATGTTAATTGTCAAGAAAGTTGTTGTTAAAATTAAGGCTTTTCCCCAATGCTGACCCATAAAATCCTCCTTCAAAAAATCAAGTTGGCGACAAAACCAGTACAGATACAGAGTTTCTCATAAAATCGACCACCGACTTGCCAAAATGAAAACTTTGTACCTCACGATTACGATAACTGCTATGAGCTAGATTTAGAAGAATGGGAGTGAAAGCGAATCCCCAAGAAGACATCGTAGAGGAAACTCCAGAAATTCTTACCTTGCAGTAAACCTAAAGACTGTTCACAATCTTTCGCGTCTAAAAGCGGTTTAGTGGCATAGTATGCCGGTTGGTATTTGTACCAAGGAATCGACGGCCAGAGATGATGCACGAGATGATAATTCTGTCCTAAAATCAGCAGATTTAAGAGGGGACTGGGGTAAACGCGGGCATTTTTCCAACGATTACGCTCTTGGAAAGGACGATGGGGGAGATAATCGAAAAATAAACCGAGGGCAATTCCCACCACTAAAGCAGGAACAAACCAAAAATTCATCACATAGCTGATAAAACCGTATTGACAGGCGACGATGACTATGGTAGCCACAAAAAGACGACTGAGGAACCATTCCAGCAGTTCGTATTTCCGCCAGAGTTGCCGCTTAAAAAAGAAAATCTCGTGATAAAAAAATCTGGCCGCAATCATCCACAAAGGGCCACCAGTGGAGACAAAATGATCCGGATCATTTTCGGGATCGTTAACGTGAGCGTGGTGCTGTAAATGGACTCTAGTGAAGACCGGAAAGGCAAAACCGAGCATTAAAGCACTGCCATGACCTAAAATAGCATTAAATAGCCGATTACTATGGGCAGAATTATGAGAGGCATCGTGGATAACTGTCCCCGATAAATGTAAAGCGAGGACATTAGCACTAAAACAAATCCAGTCAGGCCAGGACCATAGCCAATAGCCACAGGTAGATAGGGTTATTAGGCTCAAGGCACTGAAAAACATGGTAACGTTTGGGTTGAAGCCCCCCGGTGCTTTTAAATACTCTTTGGGGACTGTCAGCAACATCTCGGCCGACTGCATTATGGGTGTTGCTCCTTATTGTGTTCGCTTTACTGGCGTAAATTATCATACTACGGCTTTTTCATAAAGTTTTGTAACATTATCTTAATTAATCTAAAGTTATGAAGAAAGTAAGGATTTGTTATATGGTCTTCCCCCCTCAGTCCCCGAAGGAAAAGCGAGGCTACAAGAGAAAATCACGGGCACTTAACGCCAGTTTCGCACTTAAACGATTAAAAAATTCGGCCAGAGACTCGGCTTGAGAGGGAGCGATCGCCTGTTTCCCCCCTATCACCGATTCTACTCTATCCCGATCGCCGAAAATATCGACAAGACACTCCCTATCGATATCGAATTCATCAAGTAAAGATTCTAACGTAGCGGTAGGATTTGTTCGGGCGATCGGATAATGTTTCCGCTCGTATTCTTCCACTAATAACACCAGTAAATCAAATAATAGTCCTTCGTCATTGCTTAACTCCCGTGAGATCATCCCTTCAATTATGCTTAAAAATCGCTCGTATTCTTGGGAGTTATTAATCGGTTTCGGTTGATACTGCAATAGTAAATCACCATAGGTTAATGGATTAGAAGTAGGGATCATTTTTCCAGTTCTCCTTATTGTATTCAGCGTGACTTAGAATATATTTAACGAAAATGGTTTGACGAGAATAATTGATGTCAGCGATTAAACGGTATTTGTTTCCCTTGATATTAAAAACTGTAAAATTTCCCACCGCCTCCGCCTTCGGGTAGCGACCTTGAACCTCTACTAAATTTTTCCAGTTAGCCTTACTAGCGAAGTTATACCAATCGCTCAGAGCGTCTTCCGCGTCCGAGTGGCGTTGCCAAAACTCTCGTAATTTAACTTTACTGATCACGCCCATCGATCGCTAGTTTTATTGTTGTTTTTAACTTAGATAAGTAGCTGGTTATAATTAAATTAAAAATGGATTTTAGGTTCGATCCCCCCTGCCCCCCTTGATAAGGGGGGTGCCGATAGGCGGGGGGATCACCCTTAATAAGGGGGGCATCTGATAATTTTTAACGCCTACCTACTTAAACATCGATCGCTCTGATAATTATAGTGTATGTCAATTTGACCGATCGCTCCCCGCACCCCAGAAAAGCGCACCACTTCGCCGCTCTCTTGGCAGATCCCCCTCAATCCCCAATCGAGTAATCAATAGCTAGATAAAGCATAATAAATATAAATAGCAACAACCTTGACAAAATCGGGGGGGGGGTAAGATTTGGCTAGATTTTAAACAAATTCAAGTCAGAATTATGTCCCTGAAAAAATCCTTCAACAAACCCCTAACCGTCGCCCTCGCCACGGTAGCCACCGCCACCCTCGCACCGGTTGCCAGTGCCGCCACTTTTAACTTCTCCTTCGGCAACGTAACCGGTTCGGTCTCCGGAACCGTACAGGGGACGCTCACCCTACCAGACGGAGATGGAACAAATTTGGCCGCCACTTCGGTCATCGTGACTTCCGCTCCCGCCGCCCTAGGCTACACACTCCCCTTTAATGTTCTGGCGAATTTTACTGATTTAGCGAGTAATAGTTTTACGGTCAGTGGCGGGGTGATTACCGCGAGTTCATTTGGCGCTCAGAGTATTGGCGGAGCTTTGGCTCTAAATTTTCTCCCTGGCAGCTTGGGGAGTTTATTCACTGTCCAGGGATCAGCATCTCCATTCAGTGGTGTCGCCGATGTCAATAGTACAACCCTAACCTACTCTCCCGCCGCTCCTACCACCGTTCCCGAACCAGCGACGGTTCTCGGTTTACTCTCCGTTGCCGGGGTGGGTTTATTGTGCAAAGGCCGGAAACTGGAAGGGTAATTTTGACCGATTGATCCCCCCTGCCCTCCTAGGGTTGATTATAAGTAGGGTTGATTCATGAATCAACCCTACTTATCAAGGGGGGTGCCGATCCCCCCTTAGTCCCCCCTTGATAAGGGGGGTGTCTGACAACTTTTAACACCTACCTACTTAACTAAAAATTAAATTGATTGGGAACGGGTTGTGCGATTGTGGCAGCCCGTTTTAGTCTTTGATCAGGATCGAGAGATCGATCGCACGATTAACTAAAGGGAGTAAATTAGATGGTAGATAAAATCACCGCCAACGAGATATTGGAACATTTACGAACCCTGAAACCCGAACTGGAGGAACGATACGCGATCGATCGAATCGGCATTTTCGGCTCGGTAGCCAGAGAGGAAACCCGACCGACGAGCGATATAGATATAGTGGTATGTATGCCCCCCAATCTGCTTAAAAGAGTCAGACTAAAAGCCGAACTAGAGAACCTATTCGGTCGGGAAGTGGACGTGATCCGCTATCGGGATTCTCTGAATCCTTACCTCAAGGCACGGATCGATCGAGAGGCCATCTATGTGTGATCGATCGCTTCTATTCGAGTTATTACTAGAGCTTGAAGAGGCGATCCGCCGGATCGAGCGGCGATTTACCCGGATTCAAAAAGCCGATGATTTCATCGCCGATGATGATGGACTCGATCGATTGGATGGCATTAGTATGATGTTGATCGCGATTAGTGAAAATATTAGAAGACTCGATCGGCTAATGGCAGAGAGTTTAGCGAATCGCTATCCGGAAATTCCTTGGTCGGAGATTAAGGGAATCAGAAATATTCTCGCCCACGATTATTTTGACATCGATCCAGAGGAAATTTATCGGATTTGTAGGGAGGATCTGGCGATTTTGAAGCGGGTACTCGGGAAAATACGTCACGACCTCTTGTAATTATCGAAATTTCCCAATCAAACTGCTCCGCTCGGTCTTCACCCCGACATTTTTGATCAGGTTAAAAATCGCTTGGAGGGCTTACGGTGATGGACGAAAAAGAAACAGGACTAAATGAACGGGAACTAGAGGAAATTCTGGAA
This portion of the Microcystis aeruginosa NIES-2549 genome encodes:
- a CDS encoding type II toxin-antitoxin system HigB family toxin — translated: MGVISKVKLREFWQRHSDAEDALSDWYNFASKANWKNLVEVQGRYPKAEAVGNFTVFNIKGNKYRLIADINYSRQTIFVKYILSHAEYNKENWKNDPYF
- a CDS encoding esterase/lipase family protein, whose product is MNPVVLVHGFLDTTAVFKPMSEYLNYHGWQVHSFNLIPNHGYEKLEVLASQVENYIEKNFAKEQKVDLIGFSMGGLITRYYLQRLGGVARVQRYLNISAPNRGTLTAYSLPLDGIRQMQPGSQFLEDLNQDCQQILNKIKTTIIWTPYDLMIFPAHSSRLSVGKEISIPVLLHAWMVKDSKVLTTIKETLLE
- a CDS encoding DUF4164 domain-containing protein, translated to MSNETVTYSLEAVLTRIEGKIDSLEKRLDEKIDSLEKRIDEKIDSLEKRIDEKIDSLENRIDERFDKIEDRLTKVEIGQAELKGDIKALDEKINGLTARVAYQEFTNRGILIALVVAILGGAAKLFGFFPNP
- the rplI gene encoding 50S ribosomal protein L9 produces the protein MAKRMQVILNQKVSKLGENGDVVEVAPGYARNYLIPQGVAVLATKGAIKQAEFRKEKERQRLLAEKQEAETRKTAIEKLSPYSIPKQVGENEAIFGTVTSQDVATVILENAKLEIDRRGITVPDIGQLGVYKVQVKLHPEVSADIEIKVIAQ
- a CDS encoding nucleotidyltransferase family protein; translation: MVDKITANEILEHLRTLKPELEERYAIDRIGIFGSVAREETRPTSDIDIVVCMPPNLLKRVRLKAELENLFGREVDVIRYRDSLNPYLKARIDREAIYV
- a CDS encoding PEP-CTERM sorting domain-containing protein (PEP-CTERM proteins occur, often in large numbers, in the proteomes of bacteria that also encode an exosortase, a predicted intramembrane cysteine proteinase. The presence of a PEP-CTERM domain at a protein's C-terminus predicts cleavage within the sorting domain, followed by covalent anchoring to some some component of the (usually Gram-negative) cell surface. Many PEP-CTERM proteins exhibit an unusual sequence composition that includes large numbers of potential glycosylation sites. Expression of one such protein has been shown restore the ability of a bacterium to form floc, a type of biofilm.) translates to MSLKKSFNKPLTVALATVATATLAPVASAATFNFSFGNVTGSVSGTVQGTLTLPDGDGTNLAATSVIVTSAPAALGYTLPFNVLANFTDLASNSFTVSGGVITASSFGAQSIGGALALNFLPGSLGSLFTVQGSASPFSGVADVNSTTLTYSPAAPTTVPEPATVLGLLSVAGVGLLCKGRKLEG
- a CDS encoding site-2 protease family protein, whose product is MVNISSEIAAVAVIFLVAGAILTWSFYRAKPYGQLGILPWLQSLVLIAPWLIFFGLFAAGIYLNLAVILFLLVASTIIYIYLGNRLRLLKTNQIIEPKVNPAVSQSVTPLEIPAAVTAIVPDVMPITEEDLKVIQSIFGIDTFFATETISFQEGAIFKGNLRGEPDMVHSRLTQKLSNHFGDKYRLFLVEGTEEKPVVIILPKTNDPSPATLAQKNLSLVLLVATIVTSLEAAGILLGFDLFSNWQRYREAIPLSLGLWSVLIAHEIGHLIIAKRHNVRLSLPYFLPTWQIGSFGAITRFESLLPNRSVLFDIAFAGPALGGLVSLILLIVGLTLSNSASLFQIPSTFFQSSILVSFLARIVLGEELQNAVISVHPLTVIGWLGLVITALNLLPAGQLDGGRIIQAIYGRKIARRTTVATLVILGIISLVNPSNPIPLYWTILVAFLQRELERPSLNELTEPDDNRAGWGLLLLFLMLATLIPLSPSLAGRLGIGG
- a CDS encoding helix-turn-helix domain-containing protein, coding for MIPTSNPLTYGDLLLQYQPKPINNSQEYERFLSIIEGMISRELSNDEGLLFDLLVLLVEEYERKHYPIARTNPTATLESLLDEFDIDRECLVDIFGDRDRVESVIGGKQAIAPSQAESLAEFFNRLSAKLALSARDFLL
- the crtR gene encoding beta-carotene hydroxylase; translation: MQSAEMLLTVPKEYLKAPGGFNPNVTMFFSALSLITLSTCGYWLWSWPDWICFSANVLALHLSGTVIHDASHNSAHSNRLFNAILGHGSALMLGFAFPVFTRVHLQHHAHVNDPENDPDHFVSTGGPLWMIAARFFYHEIFFFKRQLWRKYELLEWFLSRLFVATIVIVACQYGFISYVMNFWFVPALVVGIALGLFFDYLPHRPFQERNRWKNARVYPSPLLNLLILGQNYHLVHHLWPSIPWYKYQPAYYATKPLLDAKDCEQSLGLLQGKNFWSFLYDVFLGIRFHSHSSKSSS
- a CDS encoding DUF86 domain-containing protein; amino-acid sequence: MCDRSLLFELLLELEEAIRRIERRFTRIQKADDFIADDDGLDRLDGISMMLIAISENIRRLDRLMAESLANRYPEIPWSEIKGIRNILAHDYFDIDPEEIYRICREDLAILKRVLGKIRHDLL
- a CDS encoding chromophore lyase CpcT/CpeT, which gives rise to MTHPTDIKTLARWMAADFSNQEQAFANPPFFAHIRVCMRPLPDELLGGTSLFLEQAYDFMLNTPYRLRVFKLSVVDDHIELENFKVKEEANFFGASREPQRLKNLSLELLEPMLGCDMNVTWTGNSFKGVVKPGKQCLVFRKDRMTYLDNSFEISEQGLISVDRGLDPETDQLVWGSIAGPFEFVRRSSFAEEV
- the xth gene encoding exodeoxyribonuclease III translates to MKIATWNVNSIRSRQEQVINWLQLNPVEVLCLQETKVIDRDFPREAFESLGYHLYISGQKSYNGVAIFSQKPMEDITVGFSPIIGENLTGELDEQKRLITGVIGDIRIINLYVPNGSSLDSDKYIYKLKWLETLRKYLDKIINSQPEELCICGDFNIALEDKDIYDTKGKENHIMSSAKEREALEKVLEIGLQDAFRKFTSDPGHYSWWDYRSGGFARNRGWRIDHLYLTPQLYEKAVNCLIDREPRKQEKPSDHTPVILEISSQK